One candidate division KSB1 bacterium genomic region harbors:
- the pdxH gene encoding pyridoxamine 5'-phosphate oxidase — protein MEIEGSSKDYKNKALTRKDLDPDPVKQFEKWFKEAGETEIEFPNAMSLATASIQGVPTIRTVLLKMFDANGFVFFTNYESKKAKQIRENPNVAILFLWEALGRQVTITGSAAKISTAESFKYFSSRDKGSQLGAWISQQSSVISSRQFLEMKFQEIKRKFSDGVIPLPSFWGGYRIVPKTFEFWQGRSDRLHDRFLYSALDENNWKIERLSP, from the coding sequence ATGGAAATTGAAGGTTCGTCAAAAGACTATAAAAACAAAGCCTTAACCCGGAAAGATCTTGATCCCGATCCGGTTAAACAGTTTGAGAAATGGTTTAAAGAAGCGGGTGAAACTGAAATCGAGTTTCCCAATGCAATGAGTCTTGCTACGGCTTCTATTCAGGGAGTGCCGACCATAAGAACGGTATTATTGAAGATGTTCGATGCAAACGGCTTCGTCTTTTTTACCAATTATGAAAGCAAAAAAGCCAAACAGATCCGTGAGAATCCCAATGTTGCCATTCTCTTTTTATGGGAAGCTCTCGGGCGGCAAGTGACCATAACCGGTAGCGCTGCAAAGATATCTACAGCCGAATCATTCAAGTATTTTTCATCCCGCGACAAGGGAAGCCAACTTGGGGCGTGGATTTCTCAGCAAAGTTCGGTCATTTCATCGCGGCAATTCCTTGAGATGAAATTTCAAGAAATAAAGCGAAAGTTTTCTGACGGTGTGATTCCTCTCCCCAGCTTTTGGGGTGGTTATCGAATTGTTCCAAAGACATTTGAATTCTGGCAAGGTCGTTCGGATCGCCTGCACGATCGATTTCTTTACAGTGCGTTGGACGAAAATAACTGGAAGATCGAACGGCTTTCGCCCTGA